In the genome of Strix uralensis isolate ZFMK-TIS-50842 chromosome 19, bStrUra1, whole genome shotgun sequence, the window tgccctgcccaggccgcccctgcatcccttcagccccaccctgggaagggctctccctctccagggcagggccaacctgcaccccaggggccgggtccccgtgtcccatacctgtggctgtgctgcggtgtttgctccagctccacgacagtatgggagcgcccggcaaggtggggggggagcggtggcCTGGACGGGATGGCCGCGatgtgcctggggagggcaggagccgtgggtgggtgacaggggacacacgacccaccccagctcggggcagtgccccaaaacccacaggcttgtaccccattggcatcccactgcccccagggaggggctcaggagggctgcacccccccaggcagacaccctaacccccgtgccgggcacagcggggcactgccagcacccatctcccctccgaatcacccacgcaccccccgatgcaccggtgccggacggtactcacgggccaggcgccagcatgctgaggggccggtcgcaggacaggcagtggaaatgggccagcagctgcctggcgggggggggaaaggcctgggtgagttcctggggggggatacagccctgcctgcacacaggcaggcagctggcaggcagcagcaaggtgctgggcacttCATTGTAATGAGTTATGGTATTTGCGGGGGGAACCGCAGGGTTTTGAGCCtggcttaccccccaccccaccccaccccaccccaccaaggTCACAACCCACCGGCTGACTACAAAATCAAGGGGCTacgatgggggagagcagttggttgtgggctcccgcttgggaaaaagctccacctcatattaggcaccggagaatccactgaggggagcacccaaaaaccaccattatgggaactacgcccacaggcacgcacagcaccccagtcccatgggaactgggggtaccagcaaggacagaacGGGGCtgttcctgtacctcttgctggggtacaaacgccgggcctgggggatgcaggattcccacatttttcaggatgagttttgtcacagctgccccgaggacagggacacgctcgcctcggccctgcgggcacctccgaaacctggcagctgcctgtggctgcccagggcaggcagggatgggaggcgaagggcgcaggcacccgtagctgccatcccaaccagccctcacaccggtttcatcacttcgtcagcgctaattacccccccgcccctcgccaggagggcaggtcacaacccagctctgcggcgccgcgtgtcacagccctgcccagggggacgagtcgccgttccccacccttgctccagaaaacctttgcacccacatcccagttttggttcgggagggctccatcctgcaggtccccctcctcgtgcctcctttAACATCGGGAGCCTGCTACCGGTGGGAGCagaagccatcgccacccccatcgcactcacttcttcatcccagctgcatcgtcagcctccgtcagcggctccttctccttgagctgctccaggatgctcctccagtgctcctccagctgctgccggaaaggccccagctccaggcggtccagctacggacagacacacaccctcagccagctgccccgggctgggacatcatgttccccaCGAAAAGCCAGGAGGGCGGATCCTCAGAGGGACGCTGCCGTAGGCTGCCAAGCCccgaaggtgccagttttgcgcagcggggacgtgccacccctcaccttggagtccatctcttcactgagctgccgctggacctggtgccagccctgctcctgccccgtcacccggctcagcgtctcctgcatcatctcattcagccgctccatgctcgcctcaaactgggtgcgactcactttgccggccagggcggttttgtctgctttctagcagcggggaaaggcaggagagcagtgaggaaaggatggcgggatgacgggcagggccagctcgtggcaggaggacagggagaagtggctacgtggccccactcgccccatcacccccgtggggttggtcacaccagctgaagggacccaggggaagacagaggcacctggggaaggagccacagccagtctggaaatcctccctcccccaggccagttctgccactgagcccccaaggcacaaggggtgtttgtcaccctgcccagcacccccttgggtggtgccaggaccccccaaggccataccacatCAAtccccagcaccaggtcttccttgttcgccttctccttctccagcctctccagggaccggaacagagccttccaacacagaaaagcatcccatggcaccgcggcagggttggagctgcctcctggccagctgagcaacccccgctccccccacctcacccaaacctccaggaaaggtacattgaacctccacagggctgcaaggtttgggggggtgcagacaaatcccttgtggtccccagcctggggtctgcctggaggatgctctgaccccgagggggtttcagccacctacctccatatctttctccttctggtgatggtcattcaggaggttcccggtgacagaGTTGAGCTTCTCGTAGtccccttgcacctgcgtgacggtggcctggatgcgcttcagcagcttcagcagctcctcgtcctgcttcagggaggaagatgacaaggtggtgccgtgcaagggggggctggctgcccccgtggggacagacccggcttacttgcccggtggccatgggctctcagtgccaacaggacatttgcatcaagGCTTTAAATTCCTTCCGTGCTGCTCacttgtacgaaccaatctgggaggcggtgaggggctCCTCCACATTACAgcgaagcacaaccagctgggggggtgctggcaacctcccaagccccccatgccggcatctccttacctggctcctccctggcagccGTCTTACCACCTTGCCCACTGCCTGCTGCGACATGAAATtgtccaccacctcctggagcttctcgtagcgctgcaggagctgccccacctgCTTGCGGATGTCCCCGCTGCAGgcggggcacgctgcctgcgcctctgcctgctcctgccctgtgctcgccaCCATCGCCCTCagctcgcccagctgcaggaaggggagaaggagtcggctctgagatgaggtggatgcagtcaacAAATCCGGGTGCTGTGGAGGCTCGATGGCCCCAGCCAGCCAGGGGATGTGGctggaaacccctccaggaccaccccaccgagctgtggcggtgggagcgctgcccctggacctcacctgctcctgcagctcgtcagccgtcttggccaccaaccgctccagcgtggccttggtcatctcctgctgctcttccagctccttcagcttatacctcatctcctgcagcgtggacctgctcagtgagacaggggcacaggcaggcttagcctccacagggccgctcagggggtgtcccttgtccccccgggctcctcctgcagggtaggaaaccctgtcccgtccttttaccccagttgcagggtgatctggtcgctgacatcccctttccagttggctccagctacctccagctttccgacggcatcttccagctgcctgatctgggaaaggcagtggtggatgagtcagggcacagccccctctgttgtcccagcccaggggcccttcagctgcctcctccctgcccaactcccccctggcatccccgcagcccccccagggactgctgccagctcaccttcccattctcgccctgcaggtcactggtcaggccctgcagcgaggacacccggccctggaggtcggccaggacgctggtgatgctctccttgtctagatgtggtccgaggggacatgctgtcagtgagagGGGGTCTCGCccttgaggccaggctctgagcacaacgagcccccagcccagggtgtccccatgccaaacacccccctgccagcccccccaggggctcctacctccctccgagaagagcaggcgcagcttctcaagctcggcgtggTCTGGcttgctggcttccagctgggccacctgctccttcaggctggcacaggggtggctgagctgcccgatctggcAGAGAGCCTCCACCGTTTCGGTGCTGGCGatccctggctgcacccctggggtggtggtttgggtgctgggggtacttggctgcacccctggggtagcgctctgggtgtcagaggcccctggctgtgcccctggggtggaggtctggctgtcaggggcccctgactctgtccccagcgtagtggtcttgatgccaggggatcctgtctGTGTCTCCAGGGTGGTGGCACGGGCATCACAAGTCTTTGCCTCATCtgaggaagcacctgcccccttctcaggggccactggtgctctctgcgtccccggggagccaggctgtgtctgcggagtccccttgctggtccctttgctggtcctgggtgcaggctgtggccCTGGTCCCtccagtcccagcgctgagcttgccccatgcggggtgtccacgtctgcagtggggggctcggcgggggcagcctggccctcactgccatcctgcgaagaggaggcaaaggggagcaggtttatgggcggaagtgcagcggcaagggccacccgccctgtcctcaaaccccccagctcacggagccaaactcaagtaccccaaaggcagagactgcccaacccacagggacccccgggcgccccagccgcacggcccctccccagtccctttagtcctttggccacctctgtgcctgcagagtcatttcagcagccgatcctggagatcagcaaaccccctgccgatgccacctgacacaacagcaaggcattcttctctccagcaatgggattctgtactccagagctgctggaccagacccgcttcccagcctaatgggctgcgccttcatttcaggagcagcagccccaggtaggatttggaaaccatctcatggtgcagaatgctggggtttgccccaaaatgtccctccgctgtccccggctcccacctaccagccccagagagaccaggagggcagggagccgtggtcctgcccaacgttgagcaaggacagggggctgggcggtcaccccaagggtttcgggcgctcccttgccccacggaggggctgttgggggctgtcggtggcacagacgatgaggacgatgaggaggtctctgttggggcagccgaggagctgccctggctctgctggtgccaggtcctgcctcccggcgggatgcacagggaagagaagtgctgagcaaacctccgccgaggccccgggggctgcggtcctgctgagtcccactcccatagccgggatgccccagcactcaccacggACAGACCTCGGCCTTCTCGTCCTCctactcctcctccttctcctcctcctgctttgctgcccaccaggcaatcctccagcacctcccagcgcaccatgttgctcacctcctccggggctgggtagaggctcagcctttccttcagctttttctggggagaaaagggattagggggtcaaccctggccacgtagccgggtgagatggcacccacaggagcactgaccccctccagcatcgctgcccagccctgctgggaccgtgccctgacaccgagggactgggtgcaccggtgccccgggcatgcagccgcctccttcccggagcaggatccgggcgtgcgcgcggccctaccatgtcactgtccgacgccgtctggtcacggagggccggcagctggccggcagcgtcctggagattcccctggagcgggacaaggagagggatggcagcccagacacaggagcaggattgaaaaggagcatccgaaaattaacttgggcacaggacagagggatgccaggcagggttgtggctgtgttgcatgggtagatctttatctcctctccttcttagcacccatgtttctttctttacagctgcttagttaaaaaatgtcttagcgtcactttggttggtgcatgcagttacctcttcagccttgggacacccttcctgctcttccctcctggcacccttcacgccgggtgacacccagggccgtggggcaggggtggcagggtgacacagaggcagggaggggggtgagggcccagctgcctcctggggacaccggcagcagctcaccatgccaagcgtctcccGGATCATCCGAATGTCCTCCTCCATGCGGGACTGCGCCGCCTTCATCCCGCcgatctcctcgaggagatcctgGGAGAGAGCCACGGCCTGAGAGAGGGCAGTGGCGGGGGTGAGTCCCGGgggcactgcgggcagcacttaccattcatcacaccttcagcagccaagaaggggcagcagctccccagagacccccccccccccccaaccctgccccggggggggcccactgcacagcccaagtaagcggggacagatccagccctgcccCCCCACACCGGGCTCTGTGCAAGACTACTGAAGCCgatccaaagggcaaagagctgctgccaccctctcaaccacagcctggcccgcgagggcagcggcaaccgcggctaacgaagcggggagcgatcaagcaggggggggcctgccccgaggagggtgagctcagccacccggggaaaccctccctgctgccttctccctacatgtcccagtcccagcaggatccggccctgcagcacccaaggtgaccgtttccttgaacctgagcttatttcttcccactggggatgctCGCAGCCCCAAACGGCTCAGCgttgtgcaggatgaggcccctctccGGTCCCCACCAGGGCTGGGTCTAGCCCTCGGGCaagccaaggggatttgggctgggagatgAGGCCCATGAGGTGCTgatggagcctctcagctgcctgaggagcaggtgccgtacctggctgtggctcaggagtggggaagggagggatggagagtggtagggctggatctccacaggtgctgagcctctggctgctgcagccgagggcaccgggtgctctactggacccacgacttgctgatggcaacttggggagaacccagagcaactggagcagcatttcagccccagctctttctccccaaaac includes:
- the LOC141952312 gene encoding glutamine-rich protein 2-like, producing the protein MQMSSSPPLHGTTLSSSSLKQDEELLKLLKRIQATVTQVQGDYEKLNSVTGNLLNDHHQKEKDMEALFRSLERLEKEKANKEDLVLGIDVKADKTALAGKVSRTQFEASMERLNEMMQETLSRVTGQEQGWHQVQRQLSEEMDSKLDRLELGPFRQQLEEHWRSILEQLKEKEPLTEADDAAGMKKQLLAHFHCLSCDRPLSMLAPGPHIAAIPSRPPLPPHLAGRSHTVVELEQTPQHSHRERVGECRYPRVPRQCGGRHTLTHPLQRCPHPQPHPPSTPRPLQPHTLLPIKHDETELSGQDGHIYRGRRVRQLPVLVGKEDFPRAKPKLSPRQWDAKDTSRLLSRPQSTASSLSQPGIPTSPEHRPASSHGRLSQARGLLVPLQPSWDGSSTPEARQDRGSPTEAPPPRPPSRRASISGQQQ
- the LOC141952211 gene encoding uncharacterized protein LOC141952211; the protein is MAALSLSQLLDVAIGTPQVGAVNFTALHSLLQAVLRHLGLQDLPALGQGHSPTPLLGRDQPPEAPPREEGGQGGGPGTESLTPAKDPLQGTVSTPQDASVAADVGQMKIKIEENESSISKAVALSQDLLEEIGGMKAAQSRMEEDIRMIRETLGMGNLQDAAGQLPALRDQTASDSDMKKLKERLSLYPAPEEVSNMVRWEVLEDCLVGSKAGGGEGGGVGGREGRGLSVDGSEGQAAPAEPPTADVDTPHGASSALGLEGPGPQPAPRTSKGTSKGTPQTQPGSPGTQRAPVAPEKGAGASSDEAKTCDARATTLETQTGSPGIKTTTLGTESGAPDSQTSTPGAQPGASDTQSATPGVQPSTPSTQTTTPGVQPGIASTETVEALCQIGQLSHPCASLKEQVAQLEASKPDHAELEKLRLLFSEGDKESITSVLADLQGRVSSLQGLTSDLQGENGKIRQLEDAVGKLEVAGANWKGDVSDQITLQLGSTLQEMRYKLKELEEQQEMTKATLERLVAKTADELQEQLGELRAMVASTGQEQAEAQAACPACSGDIRKQVGQLLQRYEKLQEVVDNFMSQQAVGKVVRRLPGRSQVRRCRHGGLGRLPAPPQLVVLRCNVEEPLTASQIGSYK